In the genome of uncultured Methanobrevibacter sp., the window AATCTGGATTTCCGCTTAAATTCCTCTTAATTTGGTTAATAATCTCTTTAGTCATTTAAATCATCACAAAGAAACAGTAAAGTTTTCTACTAATTTTTTTATTGATAATCCTATTTAAATGATATTATAAGATGAAAAAAAAGAAAAAATGAATGTGCACAATTTCACATAAAATAAAAATTAAAAAATAAAAATAAATGGATAAAAATTATCAAAAAATAGCAAATAGTAAAAATTAGTATTGGAAAATAAATTCAATTATTCCAATAAATCCAGGAACTTTTTACGTGCCTGACCAATAGTTAAGGGATAATCTCCACCGAAATCAATATTATCCTCTTTTTCTAAGATTTCAGCAAGATGCGCCATTCTTGGAAGACGTAAATCTGCAGCTCTGATTGTTTCTACATCAGAAAAGACATCATTAGGTTTTCCCTCAGCAATGATTTCCCCATCACTTATCAAATGAATCTCACTGGAATAGACAGGAACCAAATCCACATCATGAGTGGAGATGACAATAGTCATTCCTTCCTTATTCAATTCATACAATAATTTAAGAATATGTGAAGCTCCTTTCGGATCCAAACCGGAGGTAGGTTCATCGAGAATCATCAGTTCTGGTTTCATAGCCAAAATACCTGCAATAGCTACCCTTTTCTTTTGTCCACCGCTTAAGTGGTGAGGGGATTTCTTTTCAAATCCGGCCATTCCAACCTTTTCAAGGGAATCCTTAACCATTTGTTCAACCTCTTCAATTGGAAGTCCTAAATTCATTGGCCCAAAAGCCACATCCTCTTCTACAGTTGGAGCAAACAATTGATTATCAGGGTTTTGAAATACGATTCCTATCTTTTGACGGGCTTTAAAAAGGCTTTCCTTATCATATTCCAACTTCTCACCATCGATAAAAACTTCACCGGATTTTGGAATATGAATACCATTGAAATGTAAGAATAGAGTTGATTTTCCTGCTCCATTTCTTCCTAAAAGAGCTACCATTTCTCCTTTATTAACCTTAAAATTAATGTTGTTCAATGCCCTTGTCCCATCCGGATATTCATAAACTATATTTCTTGCCTCTAAAATACTAAAACCTCCAACTGATTATTTATTATATAAATAAGAGTATATAAATGTTTAAAAAGTAATAAAAAACCCTATAAAATCTTAAAAAAAGTAATACTTTT includes:
- a CDS encoding ATP-binding cassette domain-containing protein, giving the protein MLEARNIVYEYPDGTRALNNINFKVNKGEMVALLGRNGAGKSTLFLHFNGIHIPKSGEVFIDGEKLEYDKESLFKARQKIGIVFQNPDNQLFAPTVEEDVAFGPMNLGLPIEEVEQMVKDSLEKVGMAGFEKKSPHHLSGGQKKRVAIAGILAMKPELMILDEPTSGLDPKGASHILKLLYELNKEGMTIVISTHDVDLVPVYSSEIHLISDGEIIAEGKPNDVFSDVETIRAADLRLPRMAHLAEILEKEDNIDFGGDYPLTIGQARKKFLDLLE